One genomic segment of Brassica napus cultivar Da-Ae chromosome A3, Da-Ae, whole genome shotgun sequence includes these proteins:
- the LOC106438071 gene encoding mannose-1-phosphate guanylyltransferase 1: protein MKALILVGGFGTRLRPLTLSFPKPLVDFANKPMILHQIEALKAVGVDEVVLAINYQPEVMLNFLKDFEAKLEIKITCSQETEPMGTAGPLALARDKLVDGSGEPFFVLNSDVISEYPLKEMIEFHKAHGGEASIMVTKVDEPSKYGVVVMDETTGKVEKFVEKPKLFVGNKINAGIYLLNPSVLDKIELRPTSIEKETFPKIAAAQGLYAMVLPGFWMDIGQPRDYITGLRLYLDSLRKKSPAKLTTGAHIVGNVLVDETAKIGEGCLIGPDVAIGPGCVVESGVRLSRCTVMRGARIKKHACISSSIIGWHSTVGQWARIENMTILGEDVHVCDEIYTNGGVVLPHKEIKSNILKPEIVM from the exons ATGAAGGCTCTCATTCTTGTTGGAGGGTTCGGGACTCGGTTGAGACCGTTGACTCTCAGTTTCCCAAAGCCCCTTGTTGACTTTGCCAACAAACCCATGATCCTTCACCAG ATAGAGGCGCTCAAGGCAGTTGGGGTTGATGAAGTGGTTCTGGCCATCAATTACCAGCCAGAGGTGATGCTTAACTTCTTGAAAGACTTTGAGGCAAAGCTCGAAATCAAAATCACTTGCTCACAAGAGACTGAGCCTATGGGTACTGCTGGTCCACTGGCTCTAGCTAGAGACAAACTTGTTGATGGATCTGGAGAGCCCTTCTTTGTCCTTAACAGTGATGTGATTAGTGAGTACCCACTCAAAGAAATGATTGAGTTTCACAAAGCTCACGGTGGGGAAGCCTCCATTATGGTGACAAAG GTTGATGAACCGTCCAAGTATGGAGTTGTGGTCATGGATGAAACTACAGGAAAGGTTGAGAAGTTTGTGGAAAAGCCTAAACTCTTTGTAGGTAACAAAATCAACGCTGGGATTTACCTTCTGAACCCATCGGTTCTCGACAAGATCGAGCTAAGACCGACATCAATCGAGAAAGAGACCTTCCCCAAGATTGCAGCAGCTCAAGGGCTCTACGCAATGGTGCTACCAGGATTCTGGATGGACATTGGGCAACCCCGTGACTACATAACAGGCCTGAGACTCTACTTAGACTCTCTGAGAAAGAAGTCTCCCGCCAAGCTAACCACTGGTGCACACATTGTTGGGAACGTTCTGGTGGATGAAACCGCTAAGATTGGGGAAGGTTGTTTGATAGGACCAGACGTGGCCATTGGTCCAGGCTGCGTTGTTGAGTCAGGGGTGAGGCTTTCACGGTGCACGGTCATGCGTGGGGCGAGGATCAAGAAACATGCGTGTATCTCGAGCAGTATCATAGGGTGGCACTCAACGGTTGGGCAGTGGGCTAGGATTGAGAACATGACGATCTTGGGGGAAGATGTTCATGTGTGCGATGAGATTTACACCAATGGAGGGGTTGTTTTGCCCCACAAGGAGATCAAATCCAACATCTTGAAGCCAGAGATAGTTATGTGA
- the LOC106438070 gene encoding delta-1-pyrroline-5-carboxylate synthase A, giving the protein MEETDRSRAFAKDVKRIVVKVGTAVVTGKGGRLALGRLGALCEQLAELNSDGFEVILVTSGAVGLGRQRLRYRQMINSSFADLQKPQSELDGKACAGVGQSSLMAYYETMFDQLDVTAAQLLVNDSSFRDKDFRKQLSETVKSMLDLSVIPIFNENDAISTRRAPYQDSSGIFWDNDSLAALLALELKADLLILLSDVEGLYTGPPSDPDSKLIHTFIKEKHQDEITFGDKSRLGRGGMTAKVKAAVNAAYAGIPVIITSGFSTENIDKVLRGLRVGTLFHQDACQWAPVTDSTARDMAVAARESSRKLQALSSEDRKQILYNVADALEANVETIRAENELDVAAAQEAGLEESMVARLVMTPAKISSLAASVRKLADMEDPIGRVLKKTEVADGLVLEKTSSPLGVLLIVFESRPDALVQIASLAIRSGNGLLLKGGKEARRSNAILHKVITDAIPETVGGKLIGLVTSREEIPDLLKLDDVIDLVIPRGSNKLVSQIKSTTKIPVLGHADGICHVYVDKACNVDMAKRIVSDSKLDYPAACNAMETLLVHKDHEQNGVLNDLIFVLQNNGVTLYGGPKASTILNIPQAPTFNHEYCSKACTVEVVEDVYAAIDHIHRHGSAHTDCIVTEDPEVAELFLRQVDSAAVFHNASTRFSDGFRFGLGAEVGISTGRIHARGPVGVEGLLTTRWILRGNGQVVDGDNGIAYTHQDIPI; this is encoded by the exons ATGGAGGAGACAGATCGTTCACGCGCTTTCGCCAAAGACGTCAAACGCATCGTCGTTAAG gttGGAACAGCTGTTGTAACTGGGAAAGGTGGAAGATTGGCTCTTGGTCGCTTAGGAGCTCTCTGTGAACag CTTGCGGAGTTGAACTCGGATGGATTTGAGGTGATTTTGGTGACGTCTGGTGCGGTTGGGCTTGGTCGCCAAAGGCTTCGTTACAGACAGATGATCAATAGCag TTTTGCGGATCTACAGAAGCCTCAGAGTGAGCTTGATGGGAAGGCTTGTGCTGGTGTTGGACAAAGTAGTCTTATGGCTTATTATGAGACTATGTTCGACCAG CTGGATGTGACGGCTGCTCAACTTCTGGTGAATGACAGTAGTTTCAGAGACAAGGACTTCAGGAAGCAACTTAGTGAAACTGTCAAGTCCATGCTTGATTTGAGTGTtattccaattttcaatgagaATGATGCTATCAGCACCAGAAGAGCCCCTTATCAG GATTCCTCTGGCATCTTTTGGGATAACGACAGCTTAGCTGCTCTACTGGCTTTGGAACTGAAAGCTGATCTTCTCATTCTCCTGAGTGATGTCGAAGGTCTCTACACTGGTCCTCCAAGTGATCCTGACTCTAAGCTGATCCACACATTCATCAAGGAGAAACATCAAGATGAGATTACATTCGGCGACAAGTCAAGGCTAGGAAGAGGAGGCATGACTGCAAAAGTGAAAGCCGCGGTTAATGCAGCTTATGCTGGGATCCCTGTCATCATAACCAG TGGGTTTTCAACTGAGAACATAGACAAAGTCCTCAGAGGACTCCGTGTTGGAACCTTGTTCCATCAAGATGCTTGTCAATGGGCTCCGGTCACAGACTCTACCGCTCGTGACATGGCAGTTGCTGCAAGGGAGAGTTCCAGAAAGCTTCAGGCCTTGTCTTCAGAAGATAGGAAACAGATTCTGTATAATGTTGCCGATGCTCTTGAAGCAAATGTGGAAACAATCAGAGCTGAGAATGAACTAGATGTAGCTGCTGCACAGGAAGCTGGACTTGAAGAGTCAATGGTGGCACGCTTAGTTATGACACCTGCCAAG ATCTCGAGCCTTGCAGCTTCGGTTCGCAAGTTAGCCGACATGGAAGATCCAATAGGCCGTGTTTTAAAGAAAACTGAG GTGGCAGATGGTCTTGTTTTAGAGAAGACCTCATCACCATTAGGCGTACTCCTGATTGTTTTTGAGTCCCGACCTGATGCACTTGTCCAG ATAGCTTCACTTGCCATCCGTAGTGGAAACGGTCTTTTACTGAAGGGTGGAAAGGAGGCCCGGCGATCAAATGCTATCTTACACAAG gtGATCACTGATGCAATTCCAGAGACTGTCGGTGGTAAACTCATTGGACTTGTGACTTCAAGGGAAGAGATTCCTGATTTGCTCAAG CTTGATGACGTGATTGATCTTGTGATCCCAAGAGGCAGCAACAAGCTTGTTTCCCAGATAAAAAGTACTACAAAAATCCCTGTTCTAGGTCATGCAG ACGGAATCTGTCATGTATACGTCGACAAGGCATGTAATGTGGACATGGCAAAGCGCATAGTTTCTGATTCAAAGTTGGATTATCCAGCAGCCTGTAATGCGATG GAAACGCTTCTTGTGCATAAGGATCATGAGCAGAATGGTGTGCTCAATGATCTTATATTTGTTCTACAGAACAATG GAGTCACATTGTATGGTGGACCAAAGGCAAGTACAATACTGAACATACCACAAGCACCGACGTTCAATCATGAGTATTGTTCAAAGGCTTGCACCGTTGAAGTTGTAGAAGACGTTTATGCTGCTATTGATCACATTCACCGACATGGGAG TGCACACACAGACTGTATTGTGACAGAGGATCCCGAAGTTGCAGAGCTATTCCTTCGCCAAGTGGACAG CGCTGCTGTGTTCCACAACGCAAGCACAAGATTCTCTGATGGTTTTCGATTTGGACTTGGTGCTGAGGTGGGAATTAGCACAGGCAGGATCCATGCTCGTGGTCCAGTGGGAGTCGAAGGATTACTTACAACAAGATG GATACTGAGAGGAAATGGCCAAGTTGTGGATGGAGACAACGGGATTGCTTACACCCATCAAGACATTCCCATCTAA
- the LOC106420570 gene encoding protein YIPF1 homolog, giving the protein MDESFSNLQTSHLLGSVPAVISEDDKKSTNVHISSVNEGPSANMQIFPPHQGNSSKGYQTLESPTEGPEQQPSNNWKGYFNVYSYAQYFNVDTDVVLNRLMSSLYPTSGDFFSKIDANPDLYGLVWICTTLVFVLSSLGNCATYLVKKRTNSEAPWVFDVNYINLAASLIYGYAIIVPVAFYFSLRYMGSRADLLRFWCLWGYSLFVFVPATLPLLIPVEFLRWVIILLAGSASSCFVALNLRSYLEASNDLTVVLAVAFGLQMVLSIFIKVWFFP; this is encoded by the exons ATGGATGAGTCGTTCTCTAATCTACAGACGAGCCATTTACTTGGCTCAGTTCCC GCTGTGATCAGCGAGGACGACAAGAAAAGCACGAATGTGCATATATCAAGCGTAAACGAAg GTCCTTCTGCAAACATGCAGATATTTCCACCGCATCAAGGAAACAGTTCAAAGGGTTATCAAACTCTTGAGAGCCCAACAG AAGGACCTGAACAGCAGCCATCAAACAACTGGAAGGGATACTTTAACGTCTACTCATACGCCCAGTACTTCAACGTGGACACAGACGTTGTTTTGAACAGACTGATGAGTTCCTTGTACCCCACCAGTGGTGATTTTTTCAGCAAGATTGATGCCAACCCTGATTT GTATGGCCTTGTCTGGATCTGCACCACGCTTGTGTTTGTGCTTTCCTCTCTCGGAAACTGTGCCACGTACCTCGTGAAGAAACGAACCAACAGTGAAGCTCCTTGGGTCTTTGATGTGAACTATATAAACTTGGCAGCATCTTTAATCTATGGCTACGCAATCATTGTGCCAGTGGCGTTTTATTTCTCACTCCGGTATATGGGATCCAGAGCGGATCTTCTAAGATTCTGGTGCCTCTGGGGATACTCTCTCTTCGTTTTCGTTCCAGCCACT CTTCCATTGCTTATTCCAGTGGAGTTTCTGAGATGGGTGATTATACTCTTAGCTGGCAGCGCATCATCATGCTTTGTTGCCCTGAATCTACGGTCTTACCTTGAGGCGAGCAATGATCTGACCGTTGTATTGGCTGTAGCGTTTGGTCTGCAAATGGTTCTTTCTATCTTCATCAAAGTCTGGTTCTTTCCTTAA
- the LOC106438067 gene encoding protein DA1-related 2-like isoform X3: MDSSSYGVSHVSHISNPCIFGAGSSSSPEKKWNLMKWVSKLFKSGSNGGTGGARTNHHPPQFQEDENMDDRSRASRDKEELDRVLSVSLADDTNRPYGYGWSLDNNSDFPRPFHSGLNPSFIPPYEPSYQVRRPQSRICGGCNSDIGLGNYLGCMGTFFHPDCFCCDSCRYPITEHEFSLSGTKPYHQICFKELTHPKCEVCHHFIPTNDAGLIEYRCHPFWNQKYCPSHEHDRTARCCSCERLESWEVRYYTLDDGRSLCLECMETAITDTGDCQPLYHAIRDYYEGMYIKLEQQIPMLLVQREALNDAIVGEKHGYHHMPETRGLCLSEEQTVTSVLKRPRLGAHRLVGMRTQPQKLTRKCEVTAILVLYGLPRLLTGAILAHELMHGWLRLKGYRNLNPEVEEGICQVLSYMWLESEVLSDPSSRSMPSTSTATSSSSSSSNKKGGKSNVEKKLGEFFKHQIAHDASPAYGGGFRAANAAVCKYGLRRTLDHIRFTGTFPL; the protein is encoded by the exons atGGATTCTTCTTCATATGGTGTTTCTCATGTCAGCCATATCTCCAATCCTTGTATCTTTG GGGCTGGGTCGTCGTCTTCGCCAGAGAAGAAATGGAACTTGATGAAATGGGTGAGTAAGCTTTTCAAGAGTGGCTCTAACGGTGGCACTGGTGGTGCTCGCACTAACcatcatcctcctcagtttcaaGAGGACGAGAATATG GACGATCGGTCGAGAGCCTCACGGGACAAAGAAGAACTAGATCGTGTATTGTCAGTTTCTCTAGCTGACGATACGAACCGACCATATG GATATGGTTGGTCTTTGGATAATAATTCAGATTTCCCTAGGCCTTTTCACAGTGGATTGAATCCATCTTTCATTCCACCATATGAACCGTCCTATCAAGTCAGACGACCACAAAG CAGAATATGTGGCGGTTGCAATAGCGATATTGGACTGGGGAACTATCTGGGATGCATGGGAACATTCTTTCATCCTGATTGCTTCTGTTGTGATTCATGTCGTTACCCTATCACTGAGCatgag TTCTCTCTATCAGGAACCAAACCCTACCATCAGATTTGTTTCAAAGAGCTTACTCATCCTAAATGCGAAGTTTGTCACCATTTT ATCCCAACTAATGATGCTGGCTTGATCGAATATCGATGCCATCCGTTTTGGAATCAAAAGTATTGTCCCTCTCACGAACACGATAGAACCGCTCGTTGTTGTAGCTGCGAACGTTTGGAG TCATGGGAGGTGAGATATTACACTTTAGACGATGGGAGAAGTTTATGTTTAGAATGCATGGAAACTGCGATAACCGACACTGGAGATTGTCAACCACTTTACCATGCAATACGTGACTATTACGAAGGAATGTACATTAAACTTGAGCAACAAATCCCCATGCTTCTTGTTCAGCGAGAAGCTCTCAACGACGCTATCGTCGGAGAGAAACAC GGATACCATCACATGCCTGAGACAAGGGGTTTATGTTTGTCTGAAGAACAGACAGTCACAAGT GTTCTTAAAAGACCGAGACTTGGCGCTCACCGTCTTGTTGGTATGAGAACTCAGCCTCAAAAGCTTACACGTAAATGTGAAGTCACTGCGATTCTCGTTCTTTACGGCCTCCCTAG ACTATTAACTGGAGCAATTCTTGCCCACGAGCTGATGCATGGATGGCTAAGGCTCAAAG GGTATAGGAACCTTAACCCTGAGGTAGAGGAAGGTATCTGCCAAGTCCTCTCTTACATGTGGCTTGAATCTGAAGTTCTCTCAGATCCTTCTTCAAGAAGCATGCCCTCAACATCAACTGCCACctcgtcatcatcatcttcttctaacAAGAAAGGAGGGAAATCAAACGTGGAGAAGAAACTTGGAGAGTTCTTTAAGCATCAGATAGCTCATGACGCATCTCCAGCTTACGGAGGGGGTTTCAGAGCAGCAAATGCAGCGGTTTGTAAGTACGGTCTGCGTCGCACACTTGATCATATCCGCTTCACTGGAACGTTTCCTTTGTAA
- the LOC106438067 gene encoding protein DA1-related 2-like isoform X1, which yields MDSSSYGVSHVSHISNPCIFGAGSSSSPEKKWNLMKWVSKLFKSGSNGGTGGARTNHHPPQFQEDENMVFPLPPSSSDDRSRASRDKEELDRVLSVSLADDTNRPYGYGWSLDNNSDFPRPFHSGLNPSFIPPYEPSYQVRRPQSRICGGCNSDIGLGNYLGCMGTFFHPDCFCCDSCRYPITEHEFSLSGTKPYHQICFKELTHPKCEVCHHFIPTNDAGLIEYRCHPFWNQKYCPSHEHDRTARCCSCERLESWEVRYYTLDDGRSLCLECMETAITDTGDCQPLYHAIRDYYEGMYIKLEQQIPMLLVQREALNDAIVGEKHGYHHMPETRGLCLSEEQTVTSVLKRPRLGAHRLVGMRTQPQKLTRKCEVTAILVLYGLPRLLTGAILAHELMHGWLRLKGYRNLNPEVEEGICQVLSYMWLESEVLSDPSSRSMPSTSTATSSSSSSSNKKGGKSNVEKKLGEFFKHQIAHDASPAYGGGFRAANAAVCKYGLRRTLDHIRFTGTFPL from the exons atGGATTCTTCTTCATATGGTGTTTCTCATGTCAGCCATATCTCCAATCCTTGTATCTTTG GGGCTGGGTCGTCGTCTTCGCCAGAGAAGAAATGGAACTTGATGAAATGGGTGAGTAAGCTTTTCAAGAGTGGCTCTAACGGTGGCACTGGTGGTGCTCGCACTAACcatcatcctcctcagtttcaaGAGGACGAGAATATGGTCTTTCCTTTACCTCCTTCCTCTTcg GACGATCGGTCGAGAGCCTCACGGGACAAAGAAGAACTAGATCGTGTATTGTCAGTTTCTCTAGCTGACGATACGAACCGACCATATG GATATGGTTGGTCTTTGGATAATAATTCAGATTTCCCTAGGCCTTTTCACAGTGGATTGAATCCATCTTTCATTCCACCATATGAACCGTCCTATCAAGTCAGACGACCACAAAG CAGAATATGTGGCGGTTGCAATAGCGATATTGGACTGGGGAACTATCTGGGATGCATGGGAACATTCTTTCATCCTGATTGCTTCTGTTGTGATTCATGTCGTTACCCTATCACTGAGCatgag TTCTCTCTATCAGGAACCAAACCCTACCATCAGATTTGTTTCAAAGAGCTTACTCATCCTAAATGCGAAGTTTGTCACCATTTT ATCCCAACTAATGATGCTGGCTTGATCGAATATCGATGCCATCCGTTTTGGAATCAAAAGTATTGTCCCTCTCACGAACACGATAGAACCGCTCGTTGTTGTAGCTGCGAACGTTTGGAG TCATGGGAGGTGAGATATTACACTTTAGACGATGGGAGAAGTTTATGTTTAGAATGCATGGAAACTGCGATAACCGACACTGGAGATTGTCAACCACTTTACCATGCAATACGTGACTATTACGAAGGAATGTACATTAAACTTGAGCAACAAATCCCCATGCTTCTTGTTCAGCGAGAAGCTCTCAACGACGCTATCGTCGGAGAGAAACAC GGATACCATCACATGCCTGAGACAAGGGGTTTATGTTTGTCTGAAGAACAGACAGTCACAAGT GTTCTTAAAAGACCGAGACTTGGCGCTCACCGTCTTGTTGGTATGAGAACTCAGCCTCAAAAGCTTACACGTAAATGTGAAGTCACTGCGATTCTCGTTCTTTACGGCCTCCCTAG ACTATTAACTGGAGCAATTCTTGCCCACGAGCTGATGCATGGATGGCTAAGGCTCAAAG GGTATAGGAACCTTAACCCTGAGGTAGAGGAAGGTATCTGCCAAGTCCTCTCTTACATGTGGCTTGAATCTGAAGTTCTCTCAGATCCTTCTTCAAGAAGCATGCCCTCAACATCAACTGCCACctcgtcatcatcatcttcttctaacAAGAAAGGAGGGAAATCAAACGTGGAGAAGAAACTTGGAGAGTTCTTTAAGCATCAGATAGCTCATGACGCATCTCCAGCTTACGGAGGGGGTTTCAGAGCAGCAAATGCAGCGGTTTGTAAGTACGGTCTGCGTCGCACACTTGATCATATCCGCTTCACTGGAACGTTTCCTTTGTAA
- the LOC106438067 gene encoding protein DA1-related 2-like isoform X4, giving the protein MDSSSYGVSHVSHISNPCIFGAGSSSSPEKKWNLMKWVSKLFKSGSNGGTGGARTNHHPPQFQEDENMDDRSRASRDKEELDRVLSVSLADDTNRPYGYGWSLDNNSDFPRPFHSGLNPSFIPPYEPSYQVRRPQRICGGCNSDIGLGNYLGCMGTFFHPDCFCCDSCRYPITEHEFSLSGTKPYHQICFKELTHPKCEVCHHFIPTNDAGLIEYRCHPFWNQKYCPSHEHDRTARCCSCERLESWEVRYYTLDDGRSLCLECMETAITDTGDCQPLYHAIRDYYEGMYIKLEQQIPMLLVQREALNDAIVGEKHGYHHMPETRGLCLSEEQTVTSVLKRPRLGAHRLVGMRTQPQKLTRKCEVTAILVLYGLPRLLTGAILAHELMHGWLRLKGYRNLNPEVEEGICQVLSYMWLESEVLSDPSSRSMPSTSTATSSSSSSSNKKGGKSNVEKKLGEFFKHQIAHDASPAYGGGFRAANAAVCKYGLRRTLDHIRFTGTFPL; this is encoded by the exons atGGATTCTTCTTCATATGGTGTTTCTCATGTCAGCCATATCTCCAATCCTTGTATCTTTG GGGCTGGGTCGTCGTCTTCGCCAGAGAAGAAATGGAACTTGATGAAATGGGTGAGTAAGCTTTTCAAGAGTGGCTCTAACGGTGGCACTGGTGGTGCTCGCACTAACcatcatcctcctcagtttcaaGAGGACGAGAATATG GACGATCGGTCGAGAGCCTCACGGGACAAAGAAGAACTAGATCGTGTATTGTCAGTTTCTCTAGCTGACGATACGAACCGACCATATG GATATGGTTGGTCTTTGGATAATAATTCAGATTTCCCTAGGCCTTTTCACAGTGGATTGAATCCATCTTTCATTCCACCATATGAACCGTCCTATCAAGTCAGACGACCACAAAG AATATGTGGCGGTTGCAATAGCGATATTGGACTGGGGAACTATCTGGGATGCATGGGAACATTCTTTCATCCTGATTGCTTCTGTTGTGATTCATGTCGTTACCCTATCACTGAGCatgag TTCTCTCTATCAGGAACCAAACCCTACCATCAGATTTGTTTCAAAGAGCTTACTCATCCTAAATGCGAAGTTTGTCACCATTTT ATCCCAACTAATGATGCTGGCTTGATCGAATATCGATGCCATCCGTTTTGGAATCAAAAGTATTGTCCCTCTCACGAACACGATAGAACCGCTCGTTGTTGTAGCTGCGAACGTTTGGAG TCATGGGAGGTGAGATATTACACTTTAGACGATGGGAGAAGTTTATGTTTAGAATGCATGGAAACTGCGATAACCGACACTGGAGATTGTCAACCACTTTACCATGCAATACGTGACTATTACGAAGGAATGTACATTAAACTTGAGCAACAAATCCCCATGCTTCTTGTTCAGCGAGAAGCTCTCAACGACGCTATCGTCGGAGAGAAACAC GGATACCATCACATGCCTGAGACAAGGGGTTTATGTTTGTCTGAAGAACAGACAGTCACAAGT GTTCTTAAAAGACCGAGACTTGGCGCTCACCGTCTTGTTGGTATGAGAACTCAGCCTCAAAAGCTTACACGTAAATGTGAAGTCACTGCGATTCTCGTTCTTTACGGCCTCCCTAG ACTATTAACTGGAGCAATTCTTGCCCACGAGCTGATGCATGGATGGCTAAGGCTCAAAG GGTATAGGAACCTTAACCCTGAGGTAGAGGAAGGTATCTGCCAAGTCCTCTCTTACATGTGGCTTGAATCTGAAGTTCTCTCAGATCCTTCTTCAAGAAGCATGCCCTCAACATCAACTGCCACctcgtcatcatcatcttcttctaacAAGAAAGGAGGGAAATCAAACGTGGAGAAGAAACTTGGAGAGTTCTTTAAGCATCAGATAGCTCATGACGCATCTCCAGCTTACGGAGGGGGTTTCAGAGCAGCAAATGCAGCGGTTTGTAAGTACGGTCTGCGTCGCACACTTGATCATATCCGCTTCACTGGAACGTTTCCTTTGTAA
- the LOC106438067 gene encoding protein DA1-related 2-like isoform X2, whose translation MDSSSYGVSHVSHISNPCIFGAGSSSSPEKKWNLMKWVSKLFKSGSNGGTGGARTNHHPPQFQEDENMVFPLPPSSSDDRSRASRDKEELDRVLSVSLADDTNRPYGYGWSLDNNSDFPRPFHSGLNPSFIPPYEPSYQVRRPQRICGGCNSDIGLGNYLGCMGTFFHPDCFCCDSCRYPITEHEFSLSGTKPYHQICFKELTHPKCEVCHHFIPTNDAGLIEYRCHPFWNQKYCPSHEHDRTARCCSCERLESWEVRYYTLDDGRSLCLECMETAITDTGDCQPLYHAIRDYYEGMYIKLEQQIPMLLVQREALNDAIVGEKHGYHHMPETRGLCLSEEQTVTSVLKRPRLGAHRLVGMRTQPQKLTRKCEVTAILVLYGLPRLLTGAILAHELMHGWLRLKGYRNLNPEVEEGICQVLSYMWLESEVLSDPSSRSMPSTSTATSSSSSSSNKKGGKSNVEKKLGEFFKHQIAHDASPAYGGGFRAANAAVCKYGLRRTLDHIRFTGTFPL comes from the exons atGGATTCTTCTTCATATGGTGTTTCTCATGTCAGCCATATCTCCAATCCTTGTATCTTTG GGGCTGGGTCGTCGTCTTCGCCAGAGAAGAAATGGAACTTGATGAAATGGGTGAGTAAGCTTTTCAAGAGTGGCTCTAACGGTGGCACTGGTGGTGCTCGCACTAACcatcatcctcctcagtttcaaGAGGACGAGAATATGGTCTTTCCTTTACCTCCTTCCTCTTcg GACGATCGGTCGAGAGCCTCACGGGACAAAGAAGAACTAGATCGTGTATTGTCAGTTTCTCTAGCTGACGATACGAACCGACCATATG GATATGGTTGGTCTTTGGATAATAATTCAGATTTCCCTAGGCCTTTTCACAGTGGATTGAATCCATCTTTCATTCCACCATATGAACCGTCCTATCAAGTCAGACGACCACAAAG AATATGTGGCGGTTGCAATAGCGATATTGGACTGGGGAACTATCTGGGATGCATGGGAACATTCTTTCATCCTGATTGCTTCTGTTGTGATTCATGTCGTTACCCTATCACTGAGCatgag TTCTCTCTATCAGGAACCAAACCCTACCATCAGATTTGTTTCAAAGAGCTTACTCATCCTAAATGCGAAGTTTGTCACCATTTT ATCCCAACTAATGATGCTGGCTTGATCGAATATCGATGCCATCCGTTTTGGAATCAAAAGTATTGTCCCTCTCACGAACACGATAGAACCGCTCGTTGTTGTAGCTGCGAACGTTTGGAG TCATGGGAGGTGAGATATTACACTTTAGACGATGGGAGAAGTTTATGTTTAGAATGCATGGAAACTGCGATAACCGACACTGGAGATTGTCAACCACTTTACCATGCAATACGTGACTATTACGAAGGAATGTACATTAAACTTGAGCAACAAATCCCCATGCTTCTTGTTCAGCGAGAAGCTCTCAACGACGCTATCGTCGGAGAGAAACAC GGATACCATCACATGCCTGAGACAAGGGGTTTATGTTTGTCTGAAGAACAGACAGTCACAAGT GTTCTTAAAAGACCGAGACTTGGCGCTCACCGTCTTGTTGGTATGAGAACTCAGCCTCAAAAGCTTACACGTAAATGTGAAGTCACTGCGATTCTCGTTCTTTACGGCCTCCCTAG ACTATTAACTGGAGCAATTCTTGCCCACGAGCTGATGCATGGATGGCTAAGGCTCAAAG GGTATAGGAACCTTAACCCTGAGGTAGAGGAAGGTATCTGCCAAGTCCTCTCTTACATGTGGCTTGAATCTGAAGTTCTCTCAGATCCTTCTTCAAGAAGCATGCCCTCAACATCAACTGCCACctcgtcatcatcatcttcttctaacAAGAAAGGAGGGAAATCAAACGTGGAGAAGAAACTTGGAGAGTTCTTTAAGCATCAGATAGCTCATGACGCATCTCCAGCTTACGGAGGGGGTTTCAGAGCAGCAAATGCAGCGGTTTGTAAGTACGGTCTGCGTCGCACACTTGATCATATCCGCTTCACTGGAACGTTTCCTTTGTAA